One region of Miscanthus floridulus cultivar M001 chromosome 19, ASM1932011v1, whole genome shotgun sequence genomic DNA includes:
- the LOC136529025 gene encoding LOW QUALITY PROTEIN: probable folate-biopterin transporter 2 (The sequence of the model RefSeq protein was modified relative to this genomic sequence to represent the inferred CDS: inserted 2 bases in 1 codon; deleted 2 bases in 2 codons): MLARELHWSFVFGVVATYGISQGLGGGITRVASDYYWKDVQRVQPSVAQVYQGVTSIPWMFKPLWGLLTDVLPVAGYRRLPYFILAGFIGVIAMLILALHSKLHALFALLALMTGSASVAIADVTIDACVVENSIVYPHLAADMISLNGFCSSVGGLIGFSISGFLVHAIGAQGALGLLTIPSALVILSGTLLKEVHIPNFPYEQAHKKFVEASGKMLTALKCPEVWRPCVYMYVSLALSVDIQEGMFFWYTDRSAGLSFHEGFIGFMFAIGSVGSLVGVILYQNILKDHSFRSLLFSSQLLLSLAGMLDLILVLRLNLKMGIPDYYFAVIDEGVSKMINRIKWMPLLVLSSKLCPTGIEGTFYALLMSIDNIGSLTGSWVGGLLLHLLRITRTEFKNLWAAILIRNMMRLLPLALLFLVPRSDPNSTLLPSDLLNEGDDDEAQRAEXVELTSLPADRDSCNDKSLHDCQIQEGLGGERDDDEASLLANRS, translated from the exons ATGCTGGCCAGGGAGCTGCACTGGAGCTTCGTCTTCGGCGTGGTGGCCACGTACGGCATCAGCCAGGGCCTCGGCGGCGGCATCACGCGCGTCGCGTCCGACTACTACTGGAAGGACGTGCAGCGGGTGCAGCCGTCCGTGGCGCAGGTGTACCAGGGCGTCACCTCCATCCCCTGGATGTTCAAGCCGCTCTGGGGCTTGCTCACCGACGTGCTCCCCGTCGCCGGATACCGCCGCCTG CCCTACTTTATTCTTGCAG GCTTCATCGGAGTGATTGCAATGCTTATACTCGCTCTTCACAGCAAGCTTCATGCATTGTTCGCTTTGTTGGCATTGATGACAGGAAGCGCTAGCGTGGCGATAGCTGATGTTACTATAGATGCTTGCGTGGTGGAAAACAGTATAGTGTACCCTCATCTTGCTGCTGACATGATAAGCTTAAATGGATTCTGTTCATCTGTTGGAGGTCTTATTGGATTCTCAATAAGTGGTTTTCTCGTTCATGCAATAGGGGCTCAA GGTGCCCTTGGACTGTTAACCATACCCTCTGCCTTGGTAATTTTATCTGGAACACTGCTGAAGGAGGTTCATATCCCCAACTTTCCATACGAGCAG GCCCATAAGAAGTTTGTAGAAGCAAGTGGAAAAATGTTGACAGCTTTGAAATGTCCTGAAGTCTGGCGACCATGTGTTTACATGTACGTATCACTTGCATTGAGTGTCGACATCCAAGAAGGAATGTTCTTCTGGTACACAGACCGAAGTGCAGGGCTATCTTTTCATGAG GGATTTATTGGCTTTATGTTCGCTATTGGATCAGTTGGTTCTCTTGTGGGTGTTATACTTTATCAAAATATTCTTAAGGACCATTCCTTTCGCAGCCTTCTTTTTTCGAGCCAGCTGTTGCTAAGCCTGGCAGGAATGCTTGATCTGATCTTGGTGCTTCGACTAAACCTTAAAATGGGGATACCAGATTACTACTTTGCGGTGATTGATGAGGGGGTCTCCAAAATGATCAACCGTATCAAATGGATGCCTCTTCTGGTGCTT AGCTCAAAGCTTTGCCCCACTGGCATTGAAGGCACGTTCTATGCATTGCTCATGTCCATCGACAACATTGGCTCGTTAACTGGATCATGGGTCGGTGGATTGCTCCTTCATTTGTTGAGAATCACAAGAACAGAATTCAAGAACCTCTGGGCCGCGATCTTGATTCGAAATATGATGAGGCTGCTACCACTGGCGCTGCTGTTCTTGGTGCCAAGAAGTGATCCGAATTCCACTCTTCTTCCATCCGATTTACTGAATGAGGGAGACGATGATGAAGCTCAGCGAGCAGA TGTCGAGTTAACCTCCCTCCCTGCAGACAGAGATTCTTGCAATGATAAATCTCTTCATGACTGCCAGATTCAGGAGGGCCTTGGTGGAGAACGAGATGATGACGAAGCTTCACTTCTTGCCAACAGGAGTTGA
- the LOC136529973 gene encoding uncharacterized protein: MVQLPSSGKRHAEPAEPAMAPARRAAVKLEVEELGADERGPLGKRAKAAQPMPPTPPQPQQDMYHNVLDEPSPLGLRLKKSPSLLDLIQMRLSQASNAGESSMDNSGSEPSKKKDNKSGASAAGERLKASNFPANILNIGSWEYVSRYEGDLVAKCYFAKHKLVWEVLEGGLKSKIEIQWSDITALKATCPENGLGTLDVALARPPLFFKETDPQPRKHTLWQATSDFTGGQASMHRRHFLQCPSTLLSKNFEKLIQCDQRLYQLSQQPEIALDSALFEPRCSIFEDPVESKCAGFTNLKDEHEALPGYSGSVSPCAGSSISAKNENNDSIGMPAEYLPQAVGTGVGAVGVQAVGRNVNGAAPEFNIPHWWSQLKVPGLRPSMSVDDLVNHLGNCISEQITSGNPALANNEVPTKETLEGIAQYLLGDTQGPPVSASDERSLMARVDSLCCLIQKDTAPVAKPKPEPNDSDSIGAEASDGSDEEFSSAPTGKPTDATNPPAMSRKDSFGELLTNLPRIASLPQFLFKIPEDTEN, from the exons ATGGTGCAGCTGCCGAGCTCGGGGAAGCGGCACGCGGAGCCGGCCGAGCCGGCCATGGCTCCCGCGCGGCGCGCCGCGGTCAAGCTGGAGGTGGAGGAGCTCGGGGCCGACGAGCGCGGCCCGCTCGGCAAGCGCGCCAAGGCAGCTCAGCCGATGCCCCCGACGCCTCCGCAGCCGCAGCAG GATATGTACCACAATGTACTCGATGAACCTAGCCCATTGGGTCTGCGGCTGAAAAAAAGCCCATCACTCTTGGATTTGATTCAGATGAGGCTTTCTCAAGCATCCAACGCTGGGGAGTCTTCCATGGACAACAGTGGTTCTGAGCCttccaagaagaaagacaataaATCTGGTGCGTCTGCAGCAGGCGAACGGCTAAAAGCTTCGAATTTTCCTGCAAATATATTGAACATTGGTTCATGGGAG TATGTGTCACGGTATGAAGGTGATTTGGTGGCAAAGTGTTACTTTGCAAAGCATAAACTTGTGTGGGAAGTTCTGGAAGGTGGCCTTAAGAGTAAGATAGAAATTCAATGGTCAGATATTACTGCTTTGAAGGCAACTTGCCCCGAAAATGGCCTAGGAACCTTGGATGTGGCG TTGGCCAGACCACCTCTTTTCTTTAAAGAGACAGATCCGCAGCCAAGAAAACACACACTGTGGCAGGCTACCTCAGATTTCACTGGTGGTCAAGCGAGTATGCACAG GCGGCATTTTCTGCAGTGCCCTTCAACCTTGTTGAGCAAGAATTTTGAGAAGCTTATTCAGTGTGATCAGCGGCTATATCAATTGAGCCAACAACCAGAGATCGCATTAGACTCTGCATTGTTTGAACCTAGGTGCTCAATATTTGAGGATCCAGTTGAATCAAAATGTGCTGGTTTTACTAATTTGAAAGATGAACATGAGGCTCTACCTGGCTATTCAGGCTCCGTGTCACCATGTGCTGGTTCCTCCATATCTGCTAAGAATGAAAACAATGATTCCATTGGAATGCCAGCTGAATATCTTCCTCAGGCAGTAGGAACAG GAGTTGGTGCTGTAGGTGTACAAGCTGTCGGCAGAAATGTGAATGGTGCAGCACCAGAATTCAATATCCCCCACTGGTGGAGTCAATTGAAGGTGCCTGGGCTTAGACCGTCGATGTCAGTGGATGATCTGGTGAACCACCTAGGTAACTGCATCTCAGAGCAGATCACTTCAGGCAATCCGGCATTGGCCAACAACGAGGTGCCGACCAAAGAAACACTCGAGGGGATTGCTCAGTACCTTCTTGGTGACACACAAGGCCCGCCAGTTTCTGCTTCAGACGAGAGATCACTGATGGCCAGGGTGGACTCCCTCTGCTGTTTGATTCAGAAAGACACAGCGCCGGTTGCCAAACCAAAGCCGGAGCCAAATGACAGTGACAGCATTGGCGCGGAAGCATCAGATGGTTCTGACGAAGAATTCAGCTCCGCACCAACAGGGAAACCTACAGATGCCACCAATCCGCCAGCCATGTCAAGAAAGGATTCGTTTGGGGAGCTGCTGACAAACCTCCCCCGCATCGCCTCACTACCGCAGTTCCTCTTCAAGATCCCAGAGGATACTGAGAACTGA
- the LOC136529972 gene encoding AUGMIN subunit 3-like: protein MSGAALCAALMELGFDGEDPLDADALEWPFQYEEARPLLAWICSCLRPSNVLSPSHLAQYEQLVEEGRLLEGEDLDSAFDSISAFSSKKDNQEAVFGSEETILDIREAKLAYRAEVFELQKQLARQQAQFDLLAGQASTLIQGRRARVSAMSAVSGELISLDEILSSRNLEMNAVLGRIAATTQELAHYHSGDEESIYLAYSDFHPYVVGDLACTKELNRWFSKQFEKGPFRLVAEEGKSKCSWVSLDDITNCLIRGDSEKSHHHQRVAELQRLRSIFATSERQWIEAQVENAKQQAILSILKAQVSSDEAHIHRDIHSLRRKGSELAGELSTLSQKVQALVSETIPCLCSELAQLQGTYILQGDYDLKVMRQEYYINRQKTFINHLVNQLARHQFLKIACQLERKNIARAYSLLRVIESELQSYLSAVNTRLGHYNSLIQASSEVREQGAIDDRDTFLHAVRDLLCIHSNVQATVPTYMSAHALVQQISALQSDLLSLQSELENTLPADRKRCINELCTLIQTVEQLLFASSTTAEPILTPWPLMRALDDMENANAQVEVSVEEVTKARTQKIKIFDNRAHEVGRERQIFVDFFCNPERLKNQVRELTSRVKAFQD from the exons ATGAGCGGGGCCGCGCTGTGCGCGGCGCTGATGGAGCTGGGGTTCGACGGGGAGGACCCGCTGGACGCGGACGCGCTGGAGTGGCCGTTCCAGTACGAGGAGGCGCGCCCGCTGCTTGCCTGGATCTGCTCTTGCCTCCGCCCCTCCAACGTCCTCTCCCCGTCCCACCTGGCCCA GTATGAACAGCTCGTGGAAGAGGGAAGACTGTTAGAG GGTGAAGATTTGGACTCTGCTTTTGATAGTATTTCAGCCTTTTCAAGCAAGAAAGACAATCAAGAGGCTGTGTTTGGATCGGAAGAAACCATTCTTGATATCCG TGAAGCAAAACTAGCATATAGAGCCGAAGTTTTTGAGTTACAAAAGCAGCTTGCACGGCAGCAAGCACAATTTGATTTGCTTGCAGGCCAGGCTTCAACTCTTATTCAAGGTAGAAGGGCACGTGTATCTGCTATGTCTGCAGTTAGTGGAGAGCTTATATCGTTAGATGAGATACTTTCTTCCAGGAACTTGGAG ATGAATGCAGTTCTTGGAAGAATCGCTGCTACTACCCAGGAACTGGCCCATTATCATTCAGGGGATG AGGAAAGTATATATTTGGCATATTCAGACTTCCACCCCTATGTTGTTGGCGATTTGGCTTGTACGAAGGAGCTAAATCGGTGGTTCTCAAAGCAATTTGAGAAG GGGCCATTTCGACTTGTTGCTGAGGAGGGGAAATCCAAATGTTCCTGGGTTAGTCTTGATGACATCACTAATTGCTTGATAAGAG GAGATTCTGAAAAATCTCATCATCACCAACGCGTCGCTGAGTTGCAACGACTTCGTTCCAT ATTTGCAACAAGTGAAAGACAGTGGATTGAAGCACAGGTTGAGAATGCTAAACAGCAGGCTATACTCTCTATATTGAAAGCACAAGTGTCATCCGATGAGGCTCATATACATAGGGATATCCATTCTCTTAG GAGAAAAGGTTCTGAGCTTGCTGGAGAGCTCTCAACACTTTCTCAAAAGGTGCAAGCTTTGGTATCTGAG ACAATACCATGCCTGTgttcagaacttgctcaacttcAAGGCACATATATCTTGCAAG GGGATTATGATTTAAAGGTCATGCGCCAGGAGTACTACATTAACAGGCAAAAGACG TTCATCAATCACTTGGTTAATCAGCTTGCCAGACACCAGTTTCTGAAGATCGCTTGCCAACTTGAAAGGAAGAATATAGCTAGAGCGTACTCATTGCTTAGAGTAATAGAATCTGAGTTACAAAGCTACCTCTCAGCAGTCAATACCCGCTTG GGTCATTATAATTCATTAATTCAAGCTTCATCTGAAGTACGAGAACAAGGAGCTATTGATGATCGTGACACTTTCCTCCATGCAGTGCGAGATCTCCTATGTATTCACTCAA ATGTCCAAGCAACAGTGCCAACGTACATGTCAGCACATGCATTGGTTCAGCAGATATCAGCACTTCAATCTGACTTGCTTTCTCTTCAGTCGGAGCTGGAGAACACCCTTCCAGCTGACCGGAAAAGATGTATCAATGAGTT ATGTACTCTGATTCAAACAGTGGAACAGCTTCTATTTGCGTCGTCAACTACTGCAGAACCAATATTGACGCCTTGG CCATTGATGCGGGCGCTTGATGATATGGAAAATGCCAACGCtcaagttgaagtttctgtgGAAGAAGTAACCAAGGCTCGCACCCAGAAGATAAAG ATCTTCGATAATCGTGCCCATGAGGTGGGGAGGGAGCGACAAATATTTGTTGATTTCTTCTGCAACCCTGAGCGCCTCAAGAATCAAGTCAGAGAGCTGACCTCCCGTGTGAAAGCTTTCCAGGACTAG